Within Micromonospora narathiwatensis, the genomic segment CCGGCGCTCACCCAGTAGCCCAGGCTGCACGACTGGAACGGGCCCCGCACGATGCCGTTCAACGTGATGCGGCCGATCACGCTGCCGGAATCCAGAATGACGTGCGGCAACTTCGTTCCCTGGGCGTGCTGCGCAAGATCGGCCTCAAGGACGGCACGCTGGCCGTCCGCAGTGAAGTAGTCCTCGCCCCGGACCGGCTCCCAGGGTGCGAGGAAGTCGCGGTTGCGACGGAGCAACTCCGCCAGGACCGGCGCGTCATCGAGCGCGGCAAGCCGGGTGAGAGTCACGCGCCCATGCTCACACGAAGACGCTTGAGCTGCGGACCCGGGCCGCCGGTGCGGCACCACGCATGGCGCTACCCGCCCCCACCCGCTCGGTCCGGCGAGAAGACGACCTGCCAGGCGCCGGTGATGTGCTCGGGCACGATCTCGATCGCCGCCGAGTCGCCGGGGCGCAGGCCGAGGCCGAAGCGCTTCCAGTCACCGTCCTTGTCGCCGTACATCCCGCTACCGCTCATCGCGTAGTCCCACCACTCGCCTGTCGTGATCTCCACGCCGTTGACGCGCAGATGGAGGAGCCCGGGCGTCTGGGCGACCATGTCGATCCCGCGCATCGTCTGCCAGGTCAGGGTCCGTCGTACTGGGCGGGCCGGGTCGGCGGGGTCGGATCTGATGATGACGGCGTCCGGGCACAGCGCCTCGGTGCAGCCGGCGGGTAGCACCTCGGGCAGTGGATCGAGCGTTCCTGACGGCCGGGGTGGCAGCGGATAGCGGTCGAACGGGATCCGCTCACCGATCGCGAGTCCGAACGTGCCGGTGTCCGGGATCGGGATGTCATCGCCGCCCGTCTCGTCGGGCTGCCGTGCCCCGGTGATCGTCATGACAAAGGTGGCCGGCTTGCCAACCGAGACGTCCATCCCGCCCCAGCCTTGCGACCGGAAGGTACCGGTGGTGCAGCCTCCCGAGACAAAGCCATGGCCGTTGGCGGTCAGCGTTCCCTTGAGCGTGCCCTTCTCCCCCGTGCCGTCGCAGCGGCTGAAGACGACAAGATCGAGAGTGGTCGGCACGATCGTCAACTCGATGCGCCGCTGCGGCAGCGCGGCGGACTTCGCGGCCACGATGCGCGCTCCGTCGGCGTACTCCGGGAAGCCCTCGATCGTGCGTACCGGCGACGGGCTGTCCGCCGGGGTGGGGGTGACGTCGGGGCGCAGCCCGGGCACGACGGCGGCCGCCGCGACGCCGGCCACGGCGACGATCGCGCAGGCGGTCCAGGTCGCGACGCGTCGGCGGCGGCGGGCGACCACCTTGGCGCGTACGCCGTGCAGCCGCAGGTGGTGCACGACGTGCTCGACCGGGTCGCCGGAGCGCTCGTCGAACACCTGCTTGAGGTCTGTCAGGTTCATCGCGGCATCCCTTCCGGCGTCAGCGTCCCGTCGAGGCGGAGCTTGGCCACCGCCCGGCTGGCCTGGCTCTTGACCGTGCCGACCGAGCAGCCGAGGACCCCGGCGATCTCGACCTCGGAAAGGTCTTCGAAATAGCGCAGCACGAGCACGGCACGCTGCCGCCGGGGCAGCCGGCCCAGCGCCCGCCACAGGCGGTCCCGGTCGTCGAGACCGGCGTGCGGGTCGGCCTCGACGACCGTCTCGGGAAGGTCGGCCGTGGGCAGCTCACCCCGCCACCGACGCCGCCACGACGACGCGTACGCGTTGACGATGATCCGCCGCACGTACGGCTCCGGGTCACCGTCGATGCGCCGCCACGCCTCCCAGGCCCGCGCCAGCGCGGTCTGCAACAGGTCCTCGGCCGACACCCAGTCGCGGGTGAGCAGGAACGCGGTACGTAACAGCCGCGGTGATCGGGTGACGACGAAGTCGTCGAAGCCCTCCGGTGTGATCACGTGCCGCCCTCCTACCCAGTCGGTCACCAGGTAGTACCGGCCGTGACCCGGAAAGGTTGCCTCGCAGGCGGTTGGTCAGGCGAGCATCTTCGCCGGAGTCAGACGTTGAAGCGGAACTCCACGACGTCGCCGTCATGCATGACGTACTCCTTGCCCTCGATCCGGACCTTGCCGGCGGCCTTCGCCGCCGCCATCGATCCGGCCTCGACCAGGTCGGCGTAGGAGACCACCTCGGCCTTGATGAAGCCGCGCTGGAAGTCGCTGTGGATGACCCCTGCGGCCTCCGGCGCGGTCGCGCCGACCGGGACGGTCCAGGCCCGCGCCTCCTTGGGGCCCGCCGTCAGGTACGTCTGGAGCCCGAGGGTACGGAAGCCGACCCGGACGAGCTGGTCCAGGCCCGGCTCGGACTGCCCGATCGACTCCAGCAGCTCGCGGGCCTCCTCCTCGGGCAGGTCCACCAGCTCGGACTCGATCTTGGCGTCCATGAAGACCGCCTCGGCCGGGGCGACCAGGGCGCGCAGCTCGTCGAGGAACTCGGCGTTGCCCAGCTCGGCCTCGTCGACATTGAAGACGTAGAGGAACGGCTTGGTGGTGAGCAGGTGCAGCTCGCGCAGGTGCTCCAGCTCGATCTTGGCGGCGGCCGCGCCCGCGTACAGGGTGGTGCCGCTGTCCAGGACGTCGACGGCCTTCTTGGCGGCCTCGACGGCGGCGGCCCGGTCCTTGCGGAGCTTGGCCTCCTTCTCCAGCCGGGGCAGCGCCTTCTCCAGGGTCTGGAGGTCCGCCAGGATCAGCTCGGTGTTGATCGTCTCGATGTCGTCGGCCGGGGAGACCTTGCCGTCGACGTGCACCACGTTCGGGTCGGAGAAGGCGCGCACCACCTGGCAGATCGCCGTGGCGTCGCGGATGTTCGCCAGGAACGCGTTGCCCCGGCCCTGCCCCTTGGAGGCGCCCCGGACCAGGCCGGCGATGTCGACGAACGAGACCGGCGCCGGCAGCACCTTCTGCGAGGAGAAGATCTCGGCGAGCTTGTCCAGCCGCTCGTCGGGCAGCCCGACCACGCCGACGTTCGGCTCGATGGTGGCGAACGGGTAGTTCGCCGCGAGCACGTCGTTCTTGGTCAGCGCGTTGAACAGGGTGCTCTTGCCGACGTTGGGCAGGCCCACGATGCCGATGGTGAGACTCACGACGAGCCAGCTTACGCGGTTCACCGCGCGCCTTGGACAGGCAGCCCCGTCGCCGGCACCGAAAAGGGACCGCGGTCACCACCGGGTCAGCGGGACTGAGCGGTCAGCAGCCGGGGTTCGATCCGGGTCTCCCGCACGCTGCCGTCCGCCTCCCGGGTCACCTGGTACGCGGCGACGCCCTCCCGGTCGGCCACCGCCTCGGCCAGCGCGGTGCCCCGGTAGACCAGCCCCACCCCGTCGTCCGTGCAGTAGCTGGTCGGCAGCGTGCCGTCGCCGACCAGCCTGTGCATCAGCGGTCGGCGCTGCGCCTCGCCGTCGTAGTGCACGCCGTTGCCGTACGGGAGCCAGCCCAGCCCCTCGGTGAACGGCCGCAGGGTCGGGCCGTAGCTGTCGGTGGCGCCGCCCAGGTGCCAGCAGATCGACCCGGCCGAGACCCCGCCCAGCACCACGCCGGCCTGCCAGCACTCGTGCAGGATGTCCTGGAGGCCGTGCACCCGCCAGACCGCGCAGAGGTTGGCGACGCTGCCGCCGCCGACCCAGATGATGTCCTGGGCGAGCAGGTGGGCACGGACGTCCTCGACGTTGGGCATCGGGAACAGGGCCAGGTGGGACGGGCGGAACCGGGTGCCGGCGAACGCGCCGTAGAACACGGTGTACGAGGTGGGCTGGTCACCGACGGCCTGGTTCAGGTAGCAGATCCTCGGCGCGTCGCCGGCCTCCGCCAGCTCGGCCATCAGGTCGAAGACCGGCCCGGGTTGCGCGTCGTACGGGCCGCGGTGCCGGCTGGCGAAGCCGGTGCTGGCGGCGACGATGGTCGGTTCGCTGGCGGGCATGCTCGTCCTTCCGATGGGTGCTGGTCGAGATCATCCGGCGCTGCCGGGCGTCGGGCAGGATCATCCCGCACTGCCGAGCGTCGAGCGCGCCAAGCCTCATCAGCGAGAGAAAACGTGCACCGGTCAGCCGGCCAGCAGGCGCGGCCACTCCGGCGTCTCGTCGCGCCACTCGGGCAGCGTGCCCGGTGGCAACTCCGCCGCGGCGGCGAGCGGGAGGGTGAGCCGGTGCGCGGCGGCGGAGCCGGCCGCGTGGGACTGGTCGAGCAGCCAGCGCACCTCGTCGGCCGTCCAGCCCAGCCCGCCCCGGCCGGCGATCTCCCGTACCAGCCGCAGGCCGACCCGGGTGTCGTCGTCGTAGAAGCGCATGCACCAGTGGTGTGCCCACATGCCGAGCGCCCGCAACCCGGCCGCGTCGAGCGAACCCGCGAGCCGGCCGCAGGCGGTCTCGGCGAAGGCCCGCCCCGGGTCGTCGGCCCGGTCCCGCTCGATCGCGCCGTACGCGGCCGGCGCCACCACCCGCATCCGGTCGTAGAAGCCCTGCACCACCGCGCGGTCCAGCCGCACCTGCCCCGACCGCATCAGCGGGCACCTCGCCCGGCCACGCTCGCCATTCCCCCGCACCTTCTCCTGTGTTGGTGGCCGGACGGTACCGGCCACTACCGACACTTTCCGCGCCGGAATCCGTTGCCGCCCAAGGGATAGCGGGCCTGAGCTGGGGCGTCTGTATCGGTGGAAGAAAAACGCGGGAGGGTGCGTGGACGAGGACGACCGGGCCCGGCTGGCCGAGTTCGTGGCCGGCCGTACGCCGGCGCTGATGCGGGTCGCGTACCTGCTCACCGGCGACCGGCACGCCGCCGAGGACCTGTTCCAGTCGGCGCTGGCCAAAACCATCCCGAAGTGGCGGACGCTGCGGCACACCGACCCGGAGGGCTACCTGCGCACGGTGATGTACCGGGAGCAGGTGAGCTGGTGGCGTCGGCTGCGCCGGCGGCGGGAGACGGCGCTCACCGGCGACGGGCCGATCCAGCCGGATCCGAGCGGCGGCACCGACGTACGCCTGGCGATGCGGGCGGCGTTGCGGCGGCTGCCGCCGGCCCAGCGCACGGTGCTGGTGCTGCGTTACTACGAGGACCTGCCCGAGGCCCGGGTGGCCGAGGTCCTCGGTTGCACGATCGGCACCGTACGCAGCCGGACCCACCGGGCGGTGACCCGATTGCGCCAGCTCCTGCCGGACGTCGAACTTCTGGAGGTACGGCGGTGACCACCCCGTTCGAGAACCTCATCCGCGCCACCCTCTCCGACCTTGCCGAGGAGGCACCACCAGTGCAGGACCAGTTGACCCCGGCGGAACGCCGGGTCCGGAACCGACGGCGCACCACGATGGCGCTGAGCGCGGCGGGGACGATCGCCGCCGTCCTCGTGGCCACGCCGTTCGCGATCGCGTCGACCCGCTCGGACGCCCCGCGCCCGGCCGCGCCCAGCGCCCGGCCCACGCCGTCGCCCAGCGTGTCGTTCGACCCCAGCGCTCGGCCCAGCCCCCGGGAGAGTTACCGCTCTCCGGTCCCGATCGCCTCATCCACCGTCCCCGGCCGCCTGCCGGACGGGCGCCTGCCCATGCCGGCGGCTTCCCCCAGCCCGTCCCCGGAGACGGCCTCACCCAGCCCGCGCATGCCGGGGGCCTCACCCAGCCCGCGCATGCCGGGGGCCTCACCCAGCCCGTCCTCGCCGCCGGTCTCACCCAGCCCCGCCGTGCCGTCGCCCCAGCCCAGCCCGCAGCGCTGACGCCCACACCTGTCGGGGCCGGGCGCAGCCAACGGGGCCTGCGCCCGGCCCGGCCGGTCACCATTCGCCCGTGCCGGTGGGGCCGCTTCACGCGAGGACGGCCCACCGGGCGTGAAATGGCCGCTCTTTCCGCGAATCCGCAGCGATCTCGGCGAGGACGGAAGCAGGCGTACGGCCAGGTCCGAATCCCGCCAGCCGAGGGCTGGACCTGCGAGGCAGTATCGATGGCGTGGAGTTGGACTTCGAGCGGTGCTACCGCGCTGTCGACAGCCGTGACCAGCGTTTCGACGGCTGGTTCTACACCGGCGTGACGTCGACCGGGATCTACTGCCGGCCGTCCTGCCCGGCGATGACGCCGAAGCGGCAGAACGTCCGGTTCTTCCCGTCCGCCGCCGCCGCGCAGGGCGCCGGCCTACGGGCCTGTCGCCGCTGCCGCCCCGACGCCGCCCCGGGCTCGCCCCAGTGGGACGTCCGGGCGGACGTGGTCGGGCGGGCGATGCGGCTGATCGCCGACGGGGTCGTCGACCGGGACGGCGTACCGGGGTTGGCGGCCCGGCTCGGCTACACCGAGCGGCACCTGCACCGGATGCTCCGCGCCGAACTGGGCGCCGGGCCGCTCGCGCTGGCCCGGGCCCAGCGCGCCCAGTCCGCCCGGATCCTCATCGAGACCACCGGGCTCGGCCTGGCCGAGGTCGCGTTCGCCGCCGGCTTCGGCAGCGTCCGGCAGTTCAACGACACGGTCCGCGAGGTGTACGGGGCGACGCCGTCCGAGCTGCGGGTCACCCGGGGCCGGCAGCCCGTGGCCGGCGGGGCGGGCACCATCACGTTGCGGCTGGCGTACCGGCCGCCGTTGCACGCGGTGGCGCTGCTGGACTTCCTCGCCCTGCGGGCCCTGCCCGGCGTCGAGGAGGTACGCGACGGGACGTACCGCCGGGGGTTGCGGCTGCCGCACGGCCCCGGCACGGTCGCGCTGACGCCGGCCGACGGGCACGTGGTCGCCACGCTGCGCCTGGCCGACATGCGCGACCTGGCGCCCGCGGTGGCCCGCTGCCGGCGCCTGCTCGACCTGGACGCCGACCCGCTCGCGGTCGACGCCGCCCTGGCCCAGGACCCCGCCCTCGCCCCGGCGGTCCGGGCCGAACCGGGCGTCCGCCTCCCGCACGCCGTCGACGGCTTCGAAATGGCCGTCCGCGCCATCACCACCCAGCAGATCTCCCTCCGATCCGCCCGCACCACCCTCACCCACCTGTTGTCGGCCGTCCAGCAGCTCCGCTTTGATCAAGAAGGTCCCGTCGAGGAGACGGCCCCCGCCGGAGGCGAACTTCTTGATCAACACGAACTGGGGGCGTTTCCGGGGGCGGAGGAGGTGGCCTCGGTTCCGGATGACGGGTTTCGGATGCCGGGGGCGCGGCGGGAGACGATCCGGGCGGTGGCGCGGGCCGTCGCGGACGGCTCGCTCGACCTCGAACCGGGTGGGGATCGGGAGGAGGCGGTACGGCGGCTGACCGCGCTGCCCGGGATCGGGCCGTGGACCGCCGGCTACGTGGCCATGCGGGCCCTCGGCGACCCCGACGTCTTCCTCCCCACCGACCTGGGCGTACGCCGGGGCGCCGCCGCGCTCGGCCGGCCCGACGACCCGAAGACCCTTGACGCGTACGCGGACCGCTGGCGCCCCTGGCGGTCGTACGCGGTGATCAGACTCTGGAGAGCGGCATGACCACCCTGGACAGCACCCTCATCGACACCCCCGCCGGCCCGCTGAGCGTGCTCGCCGGACCGGACGGGACGGTACGCGCGGCCGGCTTCACCGCCGAGCCGGCCGACCTGGTTCCGCTGATGCACCCGAGCCTGCGCGGTGCGCTGCGGGACCGGGCCGACCTCGGCCCGGTGACCACCGCCGTCCGCGCCTACCTGGCCGGCGACCTGACCGCGATCGACCCGGTCCCGGTCGAGCAGCACACCGGGGGCGTCTTCATGGCGCACGCCTGGCGGGTGCTGCGGGAGGTGAAGCCGGGCGAGCCGGTGACGTACACCGGTTACGCCGAGTTGGCCGGGCGGCCGGCCGCGGTACGCGCCGCCGCCGCGGCCTGCGCCCGCAACGCCGCCGCCCTCTTCGTCCCGTGCCACCGGGTGCTGCGCACCGACGGCACGCTCGGCGGCTACCGCTGGGGCCTGGACGTGAAGAGGTGGCTGCTCGGTCATGAGGGACGGCTGACGGCAAGTTGACAGAAACGCCGTTCGCAATTCCCGCTACCGTCGGGTAGTGCCCGCGCAGTGCGACGGCAACCCCCCGGCGCGTCACGACGCCCGTCCCCACCCGCTGCGCAACCTCTGGCGGCTGCGCTCCTACCTGCGCCCGTACGCGACCGAGTTCGCCTGGCTGCTGCTGGCCGCCCTGGCCGCCACGGCGGCGAGCCTGGCCGTACCCCTCGTGGTGCAGCGGGTGGTGGACGGGCCGGTGGCCCGGCACGACGTGGCCGGGCTGGTCCGGCTCGGCGGCCTCGCCCTCCTGCTCGGCCTGGCCGAGGCGGTGCTGATCTTCATCCGCCGGTGGACGCAGTCCTCGTCCTCGGTCGGCATGGAGGCGGCGATCCGCGCCGACCTCTACGCCCACCTGCAACGCCTCCCGGCCGGCTGCCACGACCGCTGGCAGTCCGGCCAGCTCCTCTCCCGGATCACCAGCGACCTGTCGGTGATCCGCCGGTTCCTCTCCTTCGGCCTGCTCTTCCTCGTGCTCAACCTGGTCACCTACGCCGCCGTGGTGGTGCTGCTGATCCGGCTGCACCCGTGGCTCGGGCTGCTGGTGGCGGCCAGCGCGGTGCCGCTGTTCCTGATCAGCCGCCGCTTCGCCCGCCACTACCACGCCGCGTCCCGGCGGATGCAGGACCAGCAGGGGGACGTGGCCACGCTGGTCGAGGAGACCGCGCAGGGGCTGCGCACCATGCGGGCGTACGGGCGGGGGCCGGAACTGGCCGCCCGGTTCGCCGACGGCGCCCGCCGGCTGCACGACACCGGGGTCGGCAAGGCACGGCTGCTGGCGCGTACCTCGGCGATGTTCGACCTGGTCCCCAACCTGACCCTCGGGGTGGTGCTGGTGGCGGGGGTGGCATCCGCCGCCCGGGGCGGGCTCACCATCGGCGGGCTGGTCGCCTTCGTCAGTCTGCAACTCATGCTGATCTGGCCGGTGCAGTCGCTCGGCTGGATCATCGCGAACGGGCAGGAGGCGGCGACCGCCGCCGACCGGATCCAGGAGGTGCTGGACACCCCGCCGACCATCGTGGACGCCCCGCACGCCCGGCCGCTGAACCGCGCCGACGTACGCGGCCGGCTGCGCTTCGAACGGGTGACGTTCCGCTACCCCGGGACGGCCGCGCCGGTGCTGCGCGAGATCGAGCTGACCGTCGAACCGGGCGAGACGCTGGCCCTGGTGGGTGCCACCGGCTGCGGCAAGAGCACGCTACTCTCGCTGGTCCCCCGGCTGCACGAGGTGACCGGCGGCCGGATCAGCCTGGACGGGCACGACCTGCGGGACCTGCGGCTCGGCTCGCTGCGCCGGCTGGTCGGGATGGCCTTCGAGGAGCCGACCCTGTTCTCCATGTCGGTGTGGGAGAACCTCACCCTGGGTCGCCCGGACGCCGACGAGGACGAGGTACGGGCGGCGCTCGCGCTCGCCCGGGCCGAGTTCGCGTACGACCTGCCGTGGGGACTGGCCACCCGGGTCGGCGAGCAGGGACTCTCCCTCTCCGGCGGGCAGCGGCAACGGCTGGCGCTGGCCCGCGCGGTGCTCGGCCGGCCCGCCCTGCTCGTGCTCGACGACCCGCTCTCCGCCTTGGACGTGCACACCGAGGCGCTGGTCGAGGCGGCGCTGCGCCGGGTGCTGCGGGACACCACGGCCCTGCTGGTGGTGCACCGCCCGTCGACCGTGGCGCTGGCCGACCGGGTGGCCCTGCTCGACGGCGGTCGGATCGTCGCCGTCGGCACCCACCGCGAACTGCTGGCCGAGGTGCCGGCGTACCGGGCGGTGCTGTCGGCGGAGCCGGAGCGGTGTGGCGAGCCCGGCTCCGCGACCGGGCAGTGGCCGGACAGCGTCGGCCTGGTGCGTTCGTGAGCCGGGCGGGCGGCCCGCGCCGCGTGCCCCGACCGCGCCGCGGCGACGAGGTCGACCTCGTCCGGTGGCGCGGACGGGCCAGCGACCCGGACGCCGACCGCAGCCGGGCCGAGGACGCCGCGCCGGAGGC encodes:
- a CDS encoding GNAT family N-acetyltransferase, with product MTLTRLAALDDAPVLAELLRRNRDFLAPWEPVRGEDYFTADGQRAVLEADLAQHAQGTKLPHVILDSGSVIGRITLNGIVRGPFQSCSLGYWVSAGHNGRGFATRAVREIVRVAFEELGLHRVQAETLLHNVRSRRVLKRNGFLPIGLAPAYLNIAGEWQDMDLFQVVNDAWSAG
- a CDS encoding SigE family RNA polymerase sigma factor, with translation MITPEGFDDFVVTRSPRLLRTAFLLTRDWVSAEDLLQTALARAWEAWRRIDGDPEPYVRRIIVNAYASSWRRRWRGELPTADLPETVVEADPHAGLDDRDRLWRALGRLPRRQRAVLVLRYFEDLSEVEIAGVLGCSVGTVKSQASRAVAKLRLDGTLTPEGMPR
- the ychF gene encoding redox-regulated ATPase YchF produces the protein MSLTIGIVGLPNVGKSTLFNALTKNDVLAANYPFATIEPNVGVVGLPDERLDKLAEIFSSQKVLPAPVSFVDIAGLVRGASKGQGRGNAFLANIRDATAICQVVRAFSDPNVVHVDGKVSPADDIETINTELILADLQTLEKALPRLEKEAKLRKDRAAAVEAAKKAVDVLDSGTTLYAGAAAAKIELEHLRELHLLTTKPFLYVFNVDEAELGNAEFLDELRALVAPAEAVFMDAKIESELVDLPEEEARELLESIGQSEPGLDQLVRVGFRTLGLQTYLTAGPKEARAWTVPVGATAPEAAGVIHSDFQRGFIKAEVVSYADLVEAGSMAAAKAAGKVRIEGKEYVMHDGDVVEFRFNV
- a CDS encoding Type 1 glutamine amidotransferase-like domain-containing protein, whose amino-acid sequence is MPASEPTIVAASTGFASRHRGPYDAQPGPVFDLMAELAEAGDAPRICYLNQAVGDQPTSYTVFYGAFAGTRFRPSHLALFPMPNVEDVRAHLLAQDIIWVGGGSVANLCAVWRVHGLQDILHECWQAGVVLGGVSAGSICWHLGGATDSYGPTLRPFTEGLGWLPYGNGVHYDGEAQRRPLMHRLVGDGTLPTSYCTDDGVGLVYRGTALAEAVADREGVAAYQVTREADGSVRETRIEPRLLTAQSR
- a CDS encoding SigE family RNA polymerase sigma factor: MDEDDRARLAEFVAGRTPALMRVAYLLTGDRHAAEDLFQSALAKTIPKWRTLRHTDPEGYLRTVMYREQVSWWRRLRRRRETALTGDGPIQPDPSGGTDVRLAMRAALRRLPPAQRTVLVLRYYEDLPEARVAEVLGCTIGTVRSRTHRAVTRLRQLLPDVELLEVRR
- a CDS encoding DNA-3-methyladenine glycosylase 2 family protein, yielding MELDFERCYRAVDSRDQRFDGWFYTGVTSTGIYCRPSCPAMTPKRQNVRFFPSAAAAQGAGLRACRRCRPDAAPGSPQWDVRADVVGRAMRLIADGVVDRDGVPGLAARLGYTERHLHRMLRAELGAGPLALARAQRAQSARILIETTGLGLAEVAFAAGFGSVRQFNDTVREVYGATPSELRVTRGRQPVAGGAGTITLRLAYRPPLHAVALLDFLALRALPGVEEVRDGTYRRGLRLPHGPGTVALTPADGHVVATLRLADMRDLAPAVARCRRLLDLDADPLAVDAALAQDPALAPAVRAEPGVRLPHAVDGFEMAVRAITTQQISLRSARTTLTHLLSAVQQLRFDQEGPVEETAPAGGELLDQHELGAFPGAEEVASVPDDGFRMPGARRETIRAVARAVADGSLDLEPGGDREEAVRRLTALPGIGPWTAGYVAMRALGDPDVFLPTDLGVRRGAAALGRPDDPKTLDAYADRWRPWRSYAVIRLWRAA
- a CDS encoding methylated-DNA--[protein]-cysteine S-methyltransferase encodes the protein MTTLDSTLIDTPAGPLSVLAGPDGTVRAAGFTAEPADLVPLMHPSLRGALRDRADLGPVTTAVRAYLAGDLTAIDPVPVEQHTGGVFMAHAWRVLREVKPGEPVTYTGYAELAGRPAAVRAAAAACARNAAALFVPCHRVLRTDGTLGGYRWGLDVKRWLLGHEGRLTAS
- a CDS encoding ABC transporter ATP-binding protein gives rise to the protein MPAQCDGNPPARHDARPHPLRNLWRLRSYLRPYATEFAWLLLAALAATAASLAVPLVVQRVVDGPVARHDVAGLVRLGGLALLLGLAEAVLIFIRRWTQSSSSVGMEAAIRADLYAHLQRLPAGCHDRWQSGQLLSRITSDLSVIRRFLSFGLLFLVLNLVTYAAVVVLLIRLHPWLGLLVAASAVPLFLISRRFARHYHAASRRMQDQQGDVATLVEETAQGLRTMRAYGRGPELAARFADGARRLHDTGVGKARLLARTSAMFDLVPNLTLGVVLVAGVASAARGGLTIGGLVAFVSLQLMLIWPVQSLGWIIANGQEAATAADRIQEVLDTPPTIVDAPHARPLNRADVRGRLRFERVTFRYPGTAAPVLREIELTVEPGETLALVGATGCGKSTLLSLVPRLHEVTGGRISLDGHDLRDLRLGSLRRLVGMAFEEPTLFSMSVWENLTLGRPDADEDEVRAALALARAEFAYDLPWGLATRVGEQGLSLSGGQRQRLALARAVLGRPALLVLDDPLSALDVHTEALVEAALRRVLRDTTALLVVHRPSTVALADRVALLDGGRIVAVGTHRELLAEVPAYRAVLSAEPERCGEPGSATGQWPDSVGLVRS